One Deinococcus radiopugnans ATCC 19172 DNA segment encodes these proteins:
- a CDS encoding YbjN domain-containing protein — translation MNKNLMLSGVLLLSLSGVALAGGAGAPATGANAQVQAATPDAIAAALRATGYKVTMNPTDPDSDPSMTVDTGDYEVDVWLSGCEKNVCSRVTASSYWDYSDDEDSQDIDLINDWNGNYYTQAYIYEGAYYLDSTMPIRGGYTRAALKAWMVDYLEDVSAFEEELP, via the coding sequence ATGAACAAAAATTTGATGCTGTCCGGCGTTCTGCTCCTTAGCCTCTCTGGCGTGGCCCTGGCAGGTGGGGCGGGCGCACCGGCCACCGGCGCGAATGCCCAGGTGCAGGCGGCCACCCCCGACGCCATTGCCGCCGCCCTGCGCGCGACCGGCTACAAGGTCACCATGAATCCCACGGACCCCGACAGCGATCCCAGCATGACGGTGGACACGGGCGACTACGAGGTCGACGTGTGGCTCAGCGGCTGCGAGAAGAATGTCTGCTCGCGGGTCACGGCCAGCTCGTACTGGGATTACAGCGACGACGAGGACAGCCAGGACATTGACCTGATCAACGACTGGAACGGCAACTACTACACCCAGGCCTACATCTACGAGGGCGCGTACTACCTGGACAGCACCATGCCGATCCGTGGCGGCTACACCCGGGCGGCGCTGAAGGCCTGGATGGTGGACTACCTGGAGGACGTGTCGGCCTTCGAGGAAGAGCTGCCCTGA
- a CDS encoding MBL fold metallo-hydrolase, whose protein sequence is MTASEPNAALTPIVGTLHALQVPIPYPMKTVTVLLDRPEDGPVTMIDTALDTPEAQAAITAGLKALGLGWGDVERAIITHHHPDHYGLAGVVEERGGADVQMLDVEIGRGERYWHLWEEWLPGHLKHMRDHGLPAESLEGMGADNRRGRDRVQPAQHVTPLREGQTATLAGRDWEVLWLPGHADGHLGLWNAEDSLLIAGDAILPRISPNIGLYAYTRPDPLGDYLQTLGKLEALNPAQAVVGHHGPVMSGVQARARELRGHHHERLDFIKAEAGREPRSAYDLSLAMFNRDLNVSGRRFALAETLAHAEHLRLLGQLYRTWQEEEGRWIYHA, encoded by the coding sequence ATGACCGCTTCCGAGCCGAACGCTGCGCTGACCCCGATCGTGGGCACGCTGCATGCCCTGCAGGTGCCGATTCCCTACCCCATGAAGACCGTCACCGTGCTGCTCGATCGGCCGGAAGACGGCCCGGTCACGATGATCGATACCGCGCTGGACACCCCCGAGGCGCAGGCCGCCATTACGGCAGGTCTGAAGGCGTTAGGTCTGGGCTGGGGAGATGTCGAGCGCGCCATCATCACCCACCACCACCCGGACCACTACGGCTTGGCGGGCGTGGTGGAGGAACGAGGCGGTGCGGACGTGCAGATGCTGGACGTGGAGATCGGGCGCGGCGAGCGGTACTGGCACCTGTGGGAGGAGTGGCTGCCCGGCCATCTCAAGCACATGCGCGATCACGGGCTGCCCGCCGAGTCGCTGGAGGGCATGGGCGCGGACAACCGCCGGGGCCGGGACCGGGTGCAGCCTGCCCAGCACGTCACGCCGCTGCGCGAGGGCCAGACCGCGACCCTCGCCGGGCGCGACTGGGAGGTGCTGTGGCTGCCCGGTCACGCCGACGGCCACCTGGGGCTGTGGAATGCCGAGGACAGCCTGCTGATCGCGGGGGACGCCATCCTGCCGCGCATCAGCCCCAATATCGGGCTGTACGCCTACACCCGCCCCGATCCGCTGGGCGACTACCTGCAGACGCTGGGCAAGCTGGAAGCCCTGAATCCCGCGCAGGCCGTCGTGGGCCACCACGGCCCGGTGATGTCGGGGGTGCAGGCCCGCGCCCGCGAACTGCGGGGCCACCACCACGAGCGGCTGGACTTCATCAAGGCCGAGGCCGGGCGGGAACCCCGCAGCGCCTATGACCTGTCGCTGGCGATGTTCAACCGTGACCTGAACGTCAGTGGACGCCGCTTTGCCCTGGCCGAGACGCTGGCCCACGCCGAACACCTGCGCCTGCTGGGCCAGCTGTACCGCACCTGGCAGGAGGAGGAGGGCCGGTGGATTTACCACGCCTGA
- a CDS encoding SRPBCC family protein, which produces MTKTEDSGMDQTRLIGGAAGGALLLMGLRKRGVLGLGMAAVGGYLAYRAATGNDPVMAAVGGGGAATAKPIFVEHSVVIDRPTQGVYDYWRKLENLPRIMSHLESVTELDDKRSRWVAKAPLGTHVEWEAEIVNDKPGQRIGWHSLPGATVDNAGSVQFEELPNGGTRVHVALSYRPPAGPLGAAVAKLFGEEPSQQIAEDLQTFKATFEGSDKN; this is translated from the coding sequence ATGACAAAAACAGAAGACAGTGGAATGGACCAGACCCGTCTGATCGGTGGCGCAGCCGGCGGTGCCCTGCTGCTGATGGGCCTGCGCAAGCGCGGTGTGCTGGGCCTGGGCATGGCGGCGGTGGGCGGTTACCTGGCCTACCGTGCGGCCACCGGCAATGATCCGGTGATGGCGGCGGTGGGCGGCGGCGGCGCGGCCACGGCCAAGCCCATCTTCGTGGAGCACAGCGTCGTGATCGACCGGCCCACGCAGGGCGTCTACGACTACTGGCGCAAGCTGGAAAACCTGCCCCGGATCATGAGCCACCTGGAAAGCGTGACCGAGCTGGACGACAAGCGCAGCCGCTGGGTGGCCAAGGCCCCGCTGGGCACCCACGTCGAGTGGGAAGCCGAGATCGTCAACGACAAGCCGGGTCAGCGCATCGGCTGGCACTCGCTGCCCGGCGCCACGGTAGACAATGCGGGCAGCGTGCAGTTCGAGGAACTGCCCAACGGCGGCACCCGCGTACACGTGGCCCTCAGCTACCGCCCCCCGGCCGGACCGCTGGGCGCCGCCGTCGCCAAGCTGTTCGGCGAGGAGCCCAGCCAGCAGATCGCCGAGGACCTGCAGACGTTCAAGGCCACCTTCGAGGGCAGCGACAAGAACTGA
- a CDS encoding alpha/beta hydrolase has translation MDVFPPPDLKLLEDVPFGIHGLTLDLLRPRARRPQPVPAILHLHGGAWMMYSKWPPANVFLARAGFITVSSDYRLAPGATFPAQWQDVRAAVRWLRAHAPELGIDPQRIGVWGVSAGAHLAGLLGTAVSDELEDAQAQHSARVQAVGNVSGVMDFLDPAFGLGPQPLPLFGAPLGDCLDLVALASPVTHVTADAPPFLHLHGTHDDEVPVSQARRMHAALVNTGARSELIELDGDHSINDTHQGEVEARLLAFFCRELKHTPG, from the coding sequence GTGGACGTTTTCCCGCCGCCCGACCTAAAGCTGCTTGAGGACGTCCCATTCGGCATCCACGGCCTGACCCTGGACCTCCTGCGTCCCAGGGCCAGGCGCCCTCAGCCTGTTCCGGCCATTCTCCACCTGCACGGCGGGGCGTGGATGATGTACAGCAAGTGGCCTCCTGCCAACGTCTTTCTGGCCCGCGCCGGATTTATCACCGTCAGCTCGGATTACCGGCTGGCGCCGGGAGCCACCTTTCCCGCCCAGTGGCAGGACGTGCGGGCGGCGGTGCGCTGGCTGCGGGCGCACGCGCCAGAGCTGGGCATCGATCCACAGCGCATCGGCGTCTGGGGCGTCAGCGCCGGGGCACATCTGGCCGGCCTGCTGGGGACGGCGGTCAGCGATGAACTGGAGGATGCACAGGCCCAACATTCCGCACGCGTGCAGGCCGTGGGCAACGTCAGCGGCGTGATGGATTTTCTCGATCCGGCCTTCGGCCTCGGCCCGCAACCGCTGCCGCTGTTCGGTGCCCCGCTGGGCGACTGCCTGGACCTGGTCGCCCTCGCCAGCCCGGTCACCCACGTCACAGCCGACGCACCGCCCTTTCTGCATCTGCACGGCACCCACGACGACGAGGTGCCCGTCTCGCAGGCCCGGCGGATGCACGCGGCCCTTGTGAACACAGGCGCCAGAAGCGAATTGATTGAACTGGACGGCGATCATTCCATCAACGACACCCATCAGGGCGAGGTGGAGGCGCGGCTGCTGGCCTTCTTCTGCCGCGAGCTGAAGCACACGCCGGGCTGA
- a CDS encoding bifunctional nicotinamide-nucleotide adenylyltransferase/Nudix hydroxylase — protein sequence MSSSDAPAAAAPAPSQSSARRKRTFGVYIGRFEPPHAAHLLVMLEALKSVQKLIVVIGSARAARNPKNPFTAEERQEVITAMLLEAGIARARLLFVHVRDYYYNEALWLSEVQRGVQHFTRGSTDVALIGHVKDESSYYLRSFPAWEFIPSHVVSPLSATDVRRAYFEGHLDDVRGMVPPAVHAFLERFHAAPEYAELRAEYDHLREYRAAWADAPFPPVFVTADAVVTRSGHVLLVRRGGMPGRGRLAMPGGFLEPAETLLDCAVRKTHEETGLGAGVDLRAAVRGNAVFDYPERSLRGRTVTHAFNFDLGIGQLPLLQGGSDAAEALWLPLGDAMAHPELFFEDHHAIIEHFLMRG from the coding sequence ATGTCTTCCTCAGACGCTCCTGCCGCCGCCGCCCCAGCGCCGTCTCAGTCGTCAGCGCGGCGCAAACGCACTTTCGGGGTGTACATCGGGCGCTTCGAGCCGCCGCACGCCGCGCACCTGCTGGTGATGCTGGAGGCGCTGAAAAGTGTGCAGAAACTGATCGTGGTGATCGGTTCGGCCCGCGCGGCGCGCAATCCCAAGAATCCCTTCACCGCCGAGGAACGCCAGGAGGTGATCACGGCCATGCTGCTGGAGGCCGGGATCGCCCGCGCCCGGCTGCTGTTCGTGCATGTCCGCGACTACTACTACAACGAGGCGCTGTGGCTCTCGGAGGTGCAGCGCGGCGTGCAGCACTTCACGCGCGGCAGCACCGACGTGGCACTGATCGGCCACGTCAAAGACGAGAGCAGCTATTACCTGCGCTCGTTCCCGGCCTGGGAGTTCATTCCCAGCCACGTGGTCAGCCCGCTGAGCGCCACCGACGTGCGCCGGGCGTACTTCGAGGGCCACCTGGACGACGTGCGCGGGATGGTGCCGCCCGCCGTCCACGCCTTTCTGGAACGCTTTCATGCCGCCCCCGAATACGCCGAACTGCGCGCGGAGTACGACCACCTGCGCGAGTACCGCGCGGCCTGGGCGGACGCGCCCTTCCCGCCCGTGTTCGTGACCGCCGACGCGGTGGTGACGCGCAGCGGCCACGTGCTGCTGGTGCGCCGGGGCGGCATGCCGGGGCGCGGACGGCTGGCCATGCCCGGTGGATTTCTGGAACCGGCCGAGACCCTGCTGGACTGCGCAGTGCGCAAGACCCACGAGGAAACCGGCCTGGGCGCGGGCGTCGACCTGCGGGCGGCCGTGCGCGGCAACGCCGTGTTCGACTACCCCGAGCGCAGCCTGCGCGGGCGCACCGTGACCCACGCCTTCAATTTCGATCTGGGCATCGGGCAGTTGCCGCTGCTGCAGGGAGGCAGCGACGCGGCCGAGGCGCTGTGGCTGCCGCTGGGCGACGCGATGGCCCACCCTGAGCTGTTCTTCGAGGACCACCACGCGATCATCGAGCACTTCCTGATGCGGGGCTGA
- a CDS encoding methylglyoxal synthase, whose protein sequence is MTAPLPGTAGARQVALIAHDKKKLELAMFALAHRETLARFHLVATGTTGGILHKQTGLTVERVLSGPLGGDQQIGARLAEERVLAVFFFRDPLTAQPHEPDVSALVRLCDVHDIPLATNPASAQALMLWLREQIHASE, encoded by the coding sequence ATGACCGCACCCCTCCCCGGAACTGCTGGCGCGCGGCAGGTGGCCCTGATCGCACACGACAAGAAGAAGCTGGAACTGGCGATGTTCGCGCTGGCCCACCGCGAGACCCTGGCGCGCTTTCATCTGGTGGCGACCGGCACCACCGGGGGCATCCTGCACAAGCAGACCGGGCTGACGGTGGAGCGGGTGCTGTCCGGCCCGCTCGGCGGGGACCAGCAGATCGGCGCGCGGCTGGCCGAGGAACGGGTCCTGGCGGTGTTCTTCTTCCGTGACCCGCTGACTGCCCAGCCCCACGAGCCGGACGTCAGCGCCCTGGTGCGGCTGTGCGATGTGCACGACATTCCGCTGGCCACCAACCCGGCCAGCGCCCAGGCGCTGATGCTGTGGCTGCGCGAGCAGATCCACGCTTCGGAGTGA
- a CDS encoding ABC transporter permease subunit, with product MSAPAAEQPPAPPADAPIVLEDVSVRLGSEMILNGVTLDVRRGEFLALIGPSGGGKSTLLRVIAGLLAPLSGTVRVESAPALVFQDYRLLPWRTALRNVALPADLGAGGGLPPKEALHLVGMDAYAGYFPAHLSGGMRARVALARALAQSGDVLLLDEPFAALDALVRERFNDELRHLHEKTGRTTVLVTHSIREAVWLADRVAVLRNGRIVEILDTRGEGRVSAYTDGLEARLRGVLGTGDSTRLRTPARERLSLSGLLPLAAIALGLLGWQLAATRLNQPFLLPTPAAVWRELTGTFPELAAAFWVTARTALAGLVIGGLVGVVIGYPLAKFRPLERFFSPFIIAAQSTPIVILAPLLVSWLGFGFVPAVVVSALSALYPIMIATLVGVREVDRTFYELFGSLRATALQRLTRLELPGALPVMLGGLRLAASLALIGAVVWEFVDANQEGLGLAVQVAGTYQNKAAQFAAIALLILFGVLIYAVITWLERAVMRRRGR from the coding sequence ATGAGCGCCCCCGCCGCCGAACAGCCGCCTGCCCCACCCGCCGACGCGCCCATCGTGCTGGAGGACGTGAGTGTGCGCCTGGGCAGCGAGATGATCCTGAACGGCGTCACGCTGGACGTGCGCCGGGGCGAATTCCTGGCGCTGATCGGCCCCAGTGGCGGGGGCAAAAGCACCCTCCTGCGGGTGATCGCCGGATTGCTGGCCCCGCTGTCCGGCACGGTTCGGGTGGAGTCGGCCCCGGCCCTGGTGTTTCAGGATTACCGCCTGCTGCCGTGGCGCACGGCGCTGCGCAACGTGGCCCTGCCCGCCGATCTGGGGGCCGGAGGCGGCCTGCCCCCGAAAGAGGCGCTGCATCTGGTGGGCATGGACGCCTACGCGGGCTACTTCCCGGCGCACCTGTCGGGCGGCATGCGGGCGCGGGTGGCGCTGGCCCGCGCGCTGGCCCAGAGCGGCGACGTGCTGCTGCTGGACGAGCCGTTTGCCGCCCTGGACGCCCTGGTGCGCGAGCGCTTCAACGACGAGCTGCGGCACCTGCACGAGAAGACCGGGCGCACCACCGTACTGGTGACCCACTCCATCCGCGAGGCGGTGTGGCTGGCCGACCGGGTGGCGGTGCTGCGCAACGGCCGGATCGTGGAGATCCTGGACACGCGCGGCGAGGGCCGGGTCAGCGCCTACACCGACGGCCTGGAAGCAAGGTTGCGCGGCGTGCTGGGCACCGGCGACAGCACCCGGCTGCGAACGCCCGCCCGCGAGCGCCTGAGCCTGTCGGGGCTGCTGCCGCTGGCGGCCATCGCGCTGGGCCTGCTGGGCTGGCAGCTGGCCGCCACCCGTCTGAACCAGCCCTTCTTGCTGCCCACGCCCGCCGCCGTGTGGCGCGAACTGACGGGCACCTTTCCGGAGCTGGCCGCCGCCTTCTGGGTCACGGCCCGCACGGCGCTGGCGGGGCTGGTGATCGGGGGTCTGGTGGGCGTGGTGATCGGGTACCCGCTGGCGAAATTCCGGCCGCTGGAGCGCTTCTTCAGCCCATTCATCATCGCCGCGCAGAGCACGCCCATCGTGATTCTCGCGCCGCTGCTGGTGTCGTGGCTGGGCTTCGGCTTCGTGCCGGCGGTGGTGGTGTCGGCCCTGAGCGCCCTGTACCCGATCATGATCGCCACCCTGGTCGGCGTGCGCGAGGTGGACCGCACCTTTTACGAGCTGTTCGGCAGCCTGCGCGCCACCGCGCTGCAGCGCCTGACGCGGCTGGAACTGCCCGGCGCCCTGCCGGTGATGCTGGGCGGCCTGCGTCTGGCCGCCAGCCTCGCCCTGATCGGCGCGGTGGTGTGGGAATTCGTGGACGCCAACCAGGAGGGGCTGGGGCTGGCCGTGCAGGTGGCCGGCACCTACCAGAACAAGGCCGCGCAGTTCGCCGCCATCGCCCTGCTGATCCTCTTCGGCGTGCTGATCTACGCCGTGATCACGTGGCTGGAACGCGCGGTGATGCGGCGGCGCGGGCGGTAG
- a CDS encoding DMT family transporter, with amino-acid sequence MSALPSPHHEGLDPLSLTAILVTLVFWASAFAGIRAGLEAFSPGHLTLYRFGVAAVALGVYALVTRIPLPGKGDLARIFGLSFMGITLYHVLLNSGEVSVPAGTASLIIAAGPVITALLATRFGGERLNALGWLGTLVSLGGVALIVLGSGQGVSFTQGALLILGAALFTSIYFVFQKPLLRRMNPLHFTVWSLLLGALPLLVFLPGFAGELRAAPLSAHLALIYLGLFPSALAYLTWTFALSRVPASTTTSFLYVSPVLAILIAMVWLGELPRPVTLLGGAVAVAGVVLVNTLGRPRRAPAQEPQLQEPLEA; translated from the coding sequence ATGAGCGCTCTCCCGTCCCCCCACCACGAAGGTCTGGACCCCCTGTCGCTGACGGCCATCCTGGTGACCCTGGTGTTCTGGGCCTCGGCTTTTGCGGGCATCCGGGCAGGCCTGGAGGCGTTCTCGCCGGGCCACCTGACGCTGTACCGCTTTGGGGTGGCGGCGGTGGCGCTGGGCGTGTACGCGCTGGTCACGCGCATTCCGCTGCCTGGAAAGGGCGATCTGGCCCGCATCTTCGGCCTCAGCTTCATGGGCATCACGCTGTACCACGTCCTGCTCAATTCCGGGGAGGTCAGCGTGCCCGCCGGCACCGCCAGCCTGATCATCGCGGCGGGGCCGGTGATCACGGCGCTGCTGGCCACCCGGTTTGGGGGCGAGCGACTGAACGCGCTGGGCTGGCTGGGCACGCTGGTCAGCCTGGGCGGCGTGGCCCTGATCGTGCTGGGCAGCGGTCAGGGCGTGAGTTTCACGCAGGGCGCATTGTTAATCCTGGGCGCGGCGCTGTTCACCAGCATCTACTTCGTGTTTCAGAAACCGCTGCTGCGGCGCATGAATCCGCTGCACTTCACGGTGTGGTCCCTGCTGCTGGGCGCCCTGCCCCTGCTGGTCTTTCTGCCCGGTTTTGCAGGCGAGCTGCGGGCCGCGCCGCTCTCGGCCCATCTGGCCCTGATCTACCTGGGACTGTTTCCCTCGGCGCTGGCGTACCTGACCTGGACCTTCGCGCTGTCACGGGTGCCGGCCAGCACCACCACGTCGTTTCTCTACGTCAGCCCGGTGCTGGCTATTCTGATCGCGATGGTGTGGCTGGGCGAGCTGCCGCGGCCCGTCACGCTGCTGGGCGGCGCGGTGGCGGTGGCCGGGGTGGTGCTGGTCAACACGCTGGGCCGTCCCCGCCGGGCGCCCGCCCAGGAGCCACAGCTTCAGGAGCCGCTGGAAGCATGA
- a CDS encoding ComF family protein, whose amino-acid sequence MNDRLAGWWRALLPRACPGCGAQLGAEVGLCRACRAGLHAQVESHSLLRPRPQPHLVSLGRYRGVPRRAVRALKFGGARELAGVLGGALAAGVPPQWNVGAVVPVPLHPARQRQRGYNQAELLAREVARQLGVPCVEALRRTRATAQQARQHAAGRNEMAGAFAVRPGRLPPGPILLLDDVMTSGSTLIACQDALHAAGIAEVYVAVVAR is encoded by the coding sequence GTGAACGACCGGCTGGCCGGATGGTGGCGGGCCCTGCTGCCCCGCGCCTGCCCCGGCTGCGGCGCGCAACTGGGCGCCGAGGTGGGCCTGTGCCGCGCGTGCCGCGCCGGATTGCACGCGCAGGTGGAATCCCACAGTCTACTGCGTCCCCGTCCGCAGCCGCATCTGGTGAGCCTGGGCCGTTACCGGGGCGTGCCGCGCCGGGCCGTCCGCGCCCTGAAATTTGGCGGGGCGCGTGAGCTGGCCGGCGTGCTGGGCGGGGCGCTGGCCGCAGGTGTGCCGCCGCAGTGGAACGTGGGCGCGGTGGTGCCGGTGCCGCTGCATCCGGCCCGGCAGCGCCAGCGCGGTTACAACCAGGCGGAACTGCTGGCCCGTGAGGTGGCCCGTCAACTGGGCGTACCGTGTGTGGAGGCGCTGCGCCGGACCCGCGCCACAGCTCAGCAGGCCCGGCAGCACGCCGCGGGGCGCAACGAGATGGCCGGGGCCTTCGCAGTCAGGCCGGGTCGGCTTCCCCCTGGACCCATCCTGCTGCTCGACGACGTGATGACATCTGGAAGCACCCTTATCGCCTGTCAAGACGCCCTGCACGCGGCAGGCATTGCAGAGGTCTACGTCGCGGTGGTGGCCCGCTGA
- a CDS encoding CoA-binding protein: MTLVHSKPDVIRILTDHKVIAVVGFHHDSAKPAFYVPEYMHRQGYTIIPVNPSLAARGESYFGHKAVATLAEIGTPVDIVDVFRRSDKVPDHLDDILAMDPLPKVVWLQLGIRNDAVARELSARGIDVVQDRCLLADHRALL, encoded by the coding sequence TTGACCCTCGTGCACTCCAAACCCGATGTGATTCGCATCCTGACCGACCACAAGGTGATCGCCGTGGTGGGCTTTCATCACGACAGCGCCAAGCCGGCCTTCTACGTGCCCGAGTACATGCACCGCCAGGGCTACACCATCATCCCGGTCAATCCCTCGCTGGCGGCGCGCGGCGAGAGTTATTTCGGCCACAAGGCGGTCGCGACGCTGGCCGAGATCGGCACCCCGGTGGACATCGTGGACGTCTTCCGGCGCAGCGATAAGGTGCCGGATCATCTGGACGACATCCTGGCGATGGACCCGCTACCGAAAGTGGTCTGGCTGCAACTGGGCATCCGCAACGACGCCGTGGCCCGCGAACTCAGTGCGCGCGGCATCGACGTGGTGCAGGACCGCTGCCTGCTGGCCGACCACCGGGCGCTGCTGTAA
- the hemL gene encoding glutamate-1-semialdehyde 2,1-aminomutase, with protein sequence MTQTTSPTAQSEALFARARAVTPGGVNSPVRAFKSVGGTPRFIREAHGASLTDADGTRYIDYIGSWGPMILGHDHPAVREAIADALQYGTSFGAPGEREVELAELVTRLTGTDKVRFTSSGTEATMSALRLARGFTGRKLIVKFRGNYHGHADGLLVEAGSGLMTNLDGVLGASAPSSAGVPEEYAALTLVSEYNDPAALDTLMTERGAEVAAVIFEPVVGNAGVLIPTPEFLAALHRVQDVGALLVADEVMTGFRLSLNGATGLLGLKPDLTCWGKIIGGGLPVGAYGGRADVMDFVSPQGPVYQAGTLSGNPLAMAAGLATLRTLQADPGIYERLEGYTARLADGLKTLAQEAGVPISVNTIGSMLTPFFQDAPHGSVRSYADAARSDTRAFGTWFQGLLSRGVYWAPSQFESIFVSASHTDAELTATLEAARAAFAALNSTQPIEGVSP encoded by the coding sequence ATGACCCAGACCACCTCTCCAACCGCGCAGTCCGAGGCCCTGTTTGCCCGCGCCCGCGCCGTGACGCCGGGCGGCGTGAACAGCCCGGTGCGGGCCTTCAAAAGCGTGGGCGGCACCCCGCGCTTTATCCGCGAGGCCCACGGCGCGTCCCTGACCGACGCCGACGGCACGCGCTATATCGATTACATCGGCTCGTGGGGGCCGATGATCCTGGGCCATGACCACCCGGCGGTGCGGGAAGCGATTGCGGACGCCCTGCAATACGGCACCTCTTTCGGCGCACCCGGCGAGCGCGAGGTGGAGCTGGCCGAACTGGTCACGCGCCTGACGGGCACGGATAAAGTGCGCTTTACCAGCAGCGGCACCGAGGCCACCATGAGCGCCCTGCGATTGGCCCGTGGCTTTACCGGCAGAAAACTGATCGTCAAGTTCCGTGGCAACTACCACGGCCACGCCGACGGATTGCTGGTCGAGGCGGGCAGCGGCCTGATGACCAACCTGGACGGCGTGCTGGGCGCGTCGGCCCCCAGCAGCGCGGGCGTGCCCGAGGAATACGCCGCCCTGACGCTGGTGAGCGAGTACAACGACCCGGCGGCGCTGGACACCCTGATGACCGAGCGCGGGGCCGAGGTGGCCGCCGTGATCTTCGAGCCGGTGGTGGGCAATGCGGGGGTCCTGATCCCCACGCCGGAGTTCCTGGCCGCGCTGCACCGCGTTCAGGACGTGGGCGCCCTGCTCGTCGCCGACGAGGTGATGACCGGCTTCCGGCTGTCGCTGAATGGGGCGACGGGACTTCTTGGCCTGAAACCAGACCTGACCTGCTGGGGCAAGATCATCGGCGGGGGGCTGCCGGTGGGCGCGTACGGCGGGCGGGCCGACGTGATGGACTTCGTCTCGCCGCAGGGGCCGGTGTACCAGGCCGGCACCCTCAGCGGCAATCCGCTGGCGATGGCGGCGGGGCTGGCGACGCTGCGGACGCTACAGGCCGATCCGGGCATCTACGAGCGGCTGGAAGGCTACACCGCCCGGCTGGCCGACGGTCTCAAGACCCTGGCGCAGGAGGCGGGGGTGCCGATCAGCGTCAACACCATCGGTTCGATGCTCACGCCCTTTTTTCAGGACGCGCCGCACGGCTCGGTTCGCAGCTACGCCGACGCGGCCCGCAGCGACACGCGGGCCTTCGGGACGTGGTTCCAGGGCCTGCTGTCGCGGGGCGTGTACTGGGCACCCTCGCAGTTCGAGAGTATTTTCGTCAGCGCCTCACATACGGACGCCGAGCTGACTGCCACACTGGAAGCCGCCCGCGCCGCCTTCGCCGCCCTGAACAGCACCCAACCCATTGAAGGAGTTTCGCCTTGA